One bacterium genomic window, CCGTTGCGCCAGCGTCTGCGCAAACCTCAGCCGCCCCCGCCGACTCGGCGGAGGTCTGGTATGACAAGGGCTTTGAATTTGTGCAGGCCGGGGAGATGGAACAGGCCCTTGCCGCGTTCGAAAACGCCATCCGCCTGAAACCAACCTATGCCGAAGCGTGGCGCGGCAAAGGCGCGGCGCTGGCCGCCATGCACCGCTCTGCCGAAGGCGTCGCTGCCTGCGACACGGCCATCATGCTCGATCCCACCGACTGGAAGGCGTGGTCCAACAAGGGCGGCGCACTGGTGGACATGCAGCGCTATGCCGATGCTCTGGAGGCTTTCAACCATGCGACGGAGATCGAGCCCAAGGACGGCCCCACGTGGTCAAACAAGGGCGCGACGCTGATGCATCTGAATCGCGGCGACGATGCTCTGAAAGCCTTCGACAAGGCCATCAAGCTCGATCCGGACAACGACCAGTTGTGGATGAACAAGGCCGCGGCGCTGGCGCAGCTCGGACGCACCGAGCAGATGCTCGCCTTCCTGGACCAGATGATCGCCGCCAAGCCCAATGACCCGCAGCGCTGGCTGACCAAGGCTCTGGCCTCGGGAGAAGTCGGCAAGATGGATCAGGCCATGACGGCGTTCACGCGGATTACGGAGATTTTGCCGGACAGCGCGATTGGTTGGATTGGCCGCGCACAGGCGCTTGCTAATATGGACAGTCTGGAACCCGCGCTGGAATCCATTCATCGCGCCACAACTCTCGCGCCCGGTTCACCGGATGCATGGAATGCACAGGGCGTGATCTGCGCGCGGATGAACCGGTACGATGAGGCGATTGCCGCGTATAATAAGACAATAGACCTCGTGCCGAAATTCCCCGGCGCGTGGTATGACCGTGCCTGCGTATATGCGCTTAAGGGAGACAAGGCCGCCGCACTGACGAACCTGCGGCGAGCGGTTGCGCTGGATCCCACGATGAAGGAGACCGCCCGCAAGGACGGCGACTTCAAGAGCCTGATGGACGACACCGATTTCAAGGCGCTCACGGAGTAAAAAGCAAAACCCCCTTCTTATTCCCCCTTCTTATTCCCCCTTTTTCAAAGGGGGAAGGACCAGAGACAAGGGGCTGAAGCCCCTTGCCCGCCCCTAGCGGCGGCCTCCGGCCGTCAGTCCGAAGGACAGCATTTGGCCTCGGAGACCAAAGGGCATTTATCAGCAATTTCGGCCTTTCAGCCTTTTCTTAAGGGTCTACATGCGTTTTCTTCTTCCGTTGCTCCTCGTTCTCGCCCTGCTCCTTGCAGCGTGTCAGCGCAAAGAGGTGAAGTGGCTGCGGGAAGGAACCAAAGAGGGCAAGGCGGGGGCGTATGACCAGGCGCTGCAGGCCTTCGAAATGGCGCTGCGGGAGAATCCGCGTTCGGCGCAGGCATGGCAGGGGAAAGGGTATTCGCTGGAACTGCTCGGCAAGCCCACCGAGGCCATGGCGGCTTATGACAGCGCGATTGCGCTGGATGATAAATACCCGCAGCCGTGGCTGTCCAAAGGGATGCTCTATTTGAAACTGCATCGCGCCCCCGATGCCAACATGGCCTTTACCCGCGCACTGCAGCTTCAACCCGACTGGGACCAGGCCCACTATGAGCGGGGCCTTGCGCTGGCCGAGACCGGACGGTATGACGACGCCATTGCCGAGTACAACCAGGCCCTCGAACTGCGGCCCAATCTGGGGGCGATTTTCTACGCGCGGGGCAAGACCTATCTGGCCAAGGGAGATACCACGCGCTTCTACACCGATCTGAAGAGCGCGGTAAAGCTCGACACCGCCATCGTGTCCAGGGCGCAGAGTGATTCGACACTGGATGCCATGCGGGGAACCACGGATTTTGAAGGAGTGCTCCGCCGATAGTATGCATGCACCTCTCCGGCATCTGAAATTGTGGCTTTTCGGCTTTTTGGCTTTTTGGCTTTTCTCGTCGGCCCTTGCCGCGCCCGATTCGACGGCGCACAAGCCGCCGGTGGGAAAAGCCGCTCCCGCGCCGCAGTGGGCGCTGGACCGCTTCAAGCTCTGCTGGGATGCGCTGAAGGAAGACTCCCTGCCGGAGCGCGTGTACCAAATCTGCTGGCGTGATCTGCGCCATACGGGCAACATCGCGCCGTTTAAGGATACATTGCAGGAATGGGCGCTGCAGGGCATCACGCCCGGCGGGCCGCCATTGCTGCGGTTTCACTCCGCGGAACTGCTGGCCCTGTTCCGCAATGACACCACGCAGCAGGCGCTGCGCTCGCTGATTGCGCACAACGACACCTTGCAGGTGTTTGCCGCGCAGACTCTGATTACGTGGGGCGACTGGGAAAATGCCGCGCCGGTGCTGGAAGCGCGCGGGCTGTACAACGATTTGGCGGCCGATCAGCGAGCGCTTCCCGTGCTCTATCGCGCCCTGCGCTCTCCGGACCTCAGCCGCCGGCTGCTGGCGGCCAGCGCGCTTTATGGCAAGCTGCAGCGGCCGGACTCTTTGCATGATGCGGCGCGGCAGATTCTGGCGCTGCCCTCTTCCGAGCGCAGCGTCAGCGTCACCAAACAGGCGGTGGATCTGATCGCCCGCAATCCGGGAGCGCCCGACCTGCTGGCCCTGACGCATCTTGTGAACACCGACACCAGTCGCTGGGCCCGGCTCGGCGCGTTCGGCGCCGTGGTTACGGCGGCTTTCACGGGCGATTCCACGGCGCTCACGCAATTGGATATCATCAGCCAAACGTGCCCCGATGCGCAGATTCGCGAGCGTGCCCACGGCTATGTGAACACGGTTCGCAAAGGCGCCCGGGGCGGCACCGTTCCGAATGCAACCGATACGACAAACACGAGACAGCCATGAAACGTGCAGCAGCTCTCTTACTCGCCGTGCTTACGGTCTGCCTGTATGCCGCCGCCGATCCCGGCCCGGCTACAGACCCTTCGAGCCAGGCGCAGGATTTTCTGCGTTTC contains:
- a CDS encoding tetratricopeptide repeat protein, with protein sequence MRFLLPLLLVLALLLAACQRKEVKWLREGTKEGKAGAYDQALQAFEMALRENPRSAQAWQGKGYSLELLGKPTEAMAAYDSAIALDDKYPQPWLSKGMLYLKLHRAPDANMAFTRALQLQPDWDQAHYERGLALAETGRYDDAIAEYNQALELRPNLGAIFYARGKTYLAKGDTTRFYTDLKSAVKLDTAIVSRAQSDSTLDAMRGTTDFEGVLRR
- a CDS encoding tetratricopeptide repeat protein, with protein sequence MKRVLSGMGCGLVLMCLVAAVAPASAQTSAAPADSAEVWYDKGFEFVQAGEMEQALAAFENAIRLKPTYAEAWRGKGAALAAMHRSAEGVAACDTAIMLDPTDWKAWSNKGGALVDMQRYADALEAFNHATEIEPKDGPTWSNKGATLMHLNRGDDALKAFDKAIKLDPDNDQLWMNKAAALAQLGRTEQMLAFLDQMIAAKPNDPQRWLTKALASGEVGKMDQAMTAFTRITEILPDSAIGWIGRAQALANMDSLEPALESIHRATTLAPGSPDAWNAQGVICARMNRYDEAIAAYNKTIDLVPKFPGAWYDRACVYALKGDKAAALTNLRRAVALDPTMKETARKDGDFKSLMDDTDFKALTE